The Borrelia hispanica CRI genome has a window encoding:
- a CDS encoding variable large family protein: MMVMVMVVMMGCNSGGVAGGEGKVNLEAKNSFLESLVKIGEGFQEIFVGFGSAIGDVLGFNAVKSDDNRSKVGEHFKTIGDGLKNTKDKLAELGKEIVAVPNADTKGVEAVIQSSSAVISKLIDSVTKLVGVTKEGNTDIGDNAAGAAVPAGEANIKVVIAEVRDMIDIAEKSGVKIDAGTAGGEVAAGANTAPAVLSGDAAAAAGDAAKLAAEVSKADPWAMIDKIKNAKTKTGALTAGANNNAGELATGGNVANGAKAATNADLAAAVALRAMTKSGKFSANNADTDVVKAAAASAVNKVLGVLDIIIRKIVNLELGKIKDAVKGIQYSETTGINVPEAGTTQIPATK, encoded by the coding sequence ATGATGGTGATGGTGATGGTAGTGATGATGGGATGTAATAGTGGGGGAGTTGCGGGAGGAGAGGGGAAGGTAAACTTGGAAGCTAAGAATAGTTTTTTAGAGTCATTGGTAAAGATAGGAGAAGGATTTCAGGAGATTTTTGTTGGGTTTGGGAGTGCAATAGGGGATGTATTAGGGTTTAATGCTGTTAAATCTGACGATAATAGAAGCAAAGTGGGAGAACATTTTAAGACTATTGGAGATGGATTGAAGAATACTAAGGATAAATTAGCTGAGTTAGGGAAAGAAATAGTTGCTGTTCCTAATGCTGATACTAAAGGAGTTGAAGCTGTTATTCAAAGTTCTAGCGCAGTGATTTCAAAGTTAATTGATTCTGTAACTAAGCTTGTTGGGGTAACTAAAGAAGGTAATACTGATATTGGTGATAATGCTGCTGGTGCTGCAGTACCTGCTGGAGAGGCTAACATTAAAGTTGTTATTGCGGAAGTTAGAGATATGATTGATATTGCTGAAAAGTCTGGTGTAAAAATTGATGCTGGAACTGCTGGTGGTGAAGTGGCTGCTGGTGCTAATACTGCGCCTGCTGTACTTAGTGGAGACGCTGCTGCTGCTGCTGGTGATGCTGCTAAACTAGCTGCTGAAGTGTCTAAAGCAGATCCATGGGCAATGATAGATAAGATTAAAAATGCTAAGACTAAAACTGGTGCTCTTACTGCTGGTGCCAATAATAATGCTGGAGAATTAGCTACTGGTGGTAATGTAGCTAATGGTGCTAAGGCAGCTACCAATGCGGATTTGGCAGCGGCTGTTGCACTAAGGGCTATGACTAAGTCTGGGAAGTTTAGTGCCAATAATGCTGATACTGATGTTGTTAAGGCAGCAGCCGCAAGTGCTGTAAATAAGGTATTGGGAGTATTGGATATAATAATTAGGAAAATAGTAAATCTTGAACTTGGTAAGATTAAAGATGCTGTTAAGGGAATTCAATATTCAGAGACTACTGGAATTAATGTTCCAGAGGCTGGTACTACTCAAATTCCTGCTACTAAATAA